The following coding sequences are from one Rathayibacter sp. SW19 window:
- a CDS encoding GntR family transcriptional regulator translates to MSLTTDLPGTESPSLSLADAAYQQLRDKLIMLDIRPGDPINDGLLAGELQMGRTPVREALKRLESDHLVVSYARRGTFATTVDITELADVSEIRELLEPLAARRAAKMSTPSMRRQLREVAGTISSIASAATGDQRELMRYDITVHRLIYRAAANRHLEDVLVRYDNLATRIWCLVLDKVPTVTGHIAEHAQLLEAIADGDEARAERLALEHVINFGATIRDVL, encoded by the coding sequence GTGAGTCTGACCACAGATCTTCCGGGCACTGAGTCACCATCGCTTTCTTTGGCGGATGCCGCGTACCAGCAACTCCGCGACAAGCTGATCATGCTCGACATCCGGCCGGGCGACCCCATCAACGATGGACTCCTGGCGGGGGAATTGCAGATGGGCCGCACCCCTGTGCGTGAAGCACTCAAGCGGTTGGAAAGCGACCACCTGGTCGTCTCATACGCCCGGCGCGGCACGTTCGCCACCACCGTCGACATCACAGAGTTGGCAGACGTGTCTGAGATCCGCGAACTCCTGGAACCCCTCGCTGCCCGCCGCGCAGCCAAGATGTCCACACCATCGATGCGCAGACAGCTGCGCGAGGTCGCTGGAACAATATCCTCCATCGCATCGGCAGCCACCGGCGATCAGCGTGAACTGATGCGCTATGACATCACCGTTCACCGCCTGATCTACCGTGCAGCCGCCAACCGGCACCTCGAAGACGTTCTGGTGCGCTACGACAACCTCGCCACCCGGATCTGGTGCCTGGTGCTCGACAAAGTGCCAACCGTCACAGGACACATTGCCGAGCACGCACAACTCTTGGAGGCGATTGCCGACGGCGACGAAGCACGGGCCGAGCGGCTCGCGCTGGAGCACGTGATCAACTTCGGGGCGACCATCCGCGACGTGCTCTGA